A genomic region of Catalinimonas niigatensis contains the following coding sequences:
- a CDS encoding PAS domain-containing sensor histidine kinase: MVYFSSLHQQASARNPKERLRQKIDDLRKELYEAEQEWLKLEKEEQKNIPLPKSLSPRPKKRDKKVFEFPKDYIYLLQATIENNDHLIVIIDHHYTCIAVNRKARLESYRLLGVEFRPGMDMRSNPKTDYPDLVQITKKWKDVLNGKKFTIQARLSGVHYDHAFYRLHFYPIQDKGKIIGAVLAGHDITREKKAQEIQIDLHNTLQLSNNKLKGIINGASHAIVAINLAYEIIELNEEGSAFLSLHYDSSVKAGDILTQFATEASLLKLWERALAGEKFIRLYKFGLKQGKIAHFELSFSNIRDDKGKLIGATMIARDVSKERQIEQELKDIKELKFLAENMAQLIWIIRADSEPEYFNKRFFHYTGYSLRELKQSKWRQVVHPEDLEESLRIWKKARQLEVPCEIEYRLKRASDQSYRWHLVRSVPMKNDHGKITHWISSATDIHERRVQTEQIEEKNNQLSRINQYLDDFVHATAHDLRVPVARLQLMVKAFQELSFEQREKLLPKIIRSVNHLDSTLRGLIQVIDLQADEENIEQSISLSKVIEDILERRQDSIREAQAIIQIYDKEVCHVSYVKSYLYTIIDNMISNAIKYRDPERNLQLNIHIEKVEDYCLLIFEDNGIGINLNKYRNQLFLPFRRISNRIEGLGLGLYVIQTMLQKNGGYIEVTSQPDKGSVFKIFLKEYC; this comes from the coding sequence ATGGTTTATTTTTCTTCTTTGCATCAACAGGCTTCTGCCCGCAATCCTAAAGAAAGGCTCCGGCAAAAGATAGATGATTTGCGTAAAGAATTGTATGAAGCAGAGCAGGAATGGCTGAAACTGGAAAAAGAAGAACAGAAAAATATCCCTCTTCCAAAATCTTTGTCTCCAAGACCCAAAAAACGTGATAAGAAAGTCTTTGAGTTTCCTAAAGATTACATCTATCTTTTGCAGGCCACCATTGAAAATAATGATCACCTTATTGTAATCATTGATCATCATTATACCTGTATAGCTGTCAATAGAAAAGCCAGACTAGAATCTTACCGTTTGTTGGGTGTGGAATTTCGGCCTGGTATGGATATGCGCAGCAATCCCAAAACAGACTATCCTGATCTGGTACAAATTACCAAAAAATGGAAAGATGTATTGAATGGCAAGAAGTTTACCATACAGGCAAGGCTTTCGGGAGTACATTACGATCATGCTTTTTATCGCCTACATTTCTATCCCATACAAGACAAGGGAAAAATCATTGGCGCAGTGTTGGCAGGACATGACATCACTCGCGAAAAAAAGGCTCAGGAAATCCAGATCGATTTACACAACACCCTACAGCTTTCTAACAACAAGCTTAAAGGGATCATCAATGGTGCCAGTCATGCCATTGTAGCCATCAACCTCGCGTATGAGATTATTGAACTTAACGAAGAAGGATCTGCTTTTCTGAGTCTGCATTATGATAGCTCTGTAAAAGCAGGTGATATCCTGACGCAATTCGCTACAGAAGCCTCACTATTGAAACTATGGGAACGTGCACTGGCAGGTGAGAAATTTATCCGTCTGTATAAATTTGGCTTAAAGCAGGGCAAAATCGCTCATTTTGAGCTTTCCTTCAGCAATATTCGTGATGATAAAGGCAAGCTTATCGGAGCTACGATGATTGCCCGTGATGTGAGTAAAGAGAGACAAATTGAACAAGAGCTGAAAGATATCAAAGAACTCAAGTTTTTGGCTGAAAATATGGCCCAGCTGATCTGGATCATACGGGCCGATAGTGAACCTGAATATTTTAATAAACGCTTTTTCCATTACACTGGCTACAGCTTGCGGGAGTTGAAACAAAGTAAATGGCGTCAGGTCGTCCATCCTGAAGACCTGGAAGAAAGTCTACGTATCTGGAAAAAAGCACGGCAACTGGAGGTTCCCTGTGAGATAGAATACCGGCTCAAAAGGGCTTCCGACCAAAGCTATCGCTGGCACCTGGTGAGGAGTGTGCCCATGAAAAATGATCATGGAAAAATCACTCACTGGATTAGCTCTGCTACGGACATACATGAACGAAGAGTGCAGACGGAGCAGATTGAAGAAAAAAACAATCAGCTTAGCCGTATCAATCAATACCTGGACGATTTTGTACATGCGACAGCCCATGACCTGAGGGTACCGGTAGCCCGCCTGCAGTTGATGGTAAAAGCTTTCCAGGAATTATCTTTTGAGCAAAGAGAAAAACTACTCCCAAAAATTATTCGCAGTGTCAACCATTTGGATTCTACCTTAAGAGGTCTGATCCAGGTGATTGACCTGCAGGCCGATGAAGAAAATATCGAACAATCCATTAGCCTCAGCAAGGTGATAGAAGATATACTGGAACGGCGGCAGGATTCTATTCGCGAGGCACAGGCTATTATACAGATATATGATAAGGAAGTGTGTCATGTCAGTTATGTGAAAAGTTATTTGTATACGATCATAGATAATATGATCAGCAATGCCATCAAGTATCGTGACCCGGAGCGAAATTTGCAGCTAAATATCCATATTGAAAAAGTAGAAGATTATTGCCTGTTGATTTTTGAAGATAATGGGATAGGTATTAATTTAAACAAATATCGCAACCAACTTTTTCTTCCTTTTCGCAGAATAAGCAATCGCATAGAAGGGCTGGGGCTTGGACTTTATGTAATCCAAACCATGCTGCAAAAAAATGGTGGTTATATAGAAGTGACCAGCCAACCTGATAAAGGATCTGTATTTAAAATATTCTTAAAAGAATATTGTTAA
- a CDS encoding FAD-dependent monooxygenase has translation MKKILIIGGGIGGLCAAIALQRKGFEAHVYEKATVIKALGAGLSLSVNAVLALRQIGLDEELMKAGQTLRYMNIPDQWGKLITQTDIEPVARQFGAANFSIHRAVLHEILMSHLQEGSLHLGKSFSHVTQDAQEVRVDFEDGTQAVGEVLLAFDGIHSAVRGQLLPEVKPRYAGYTCWRAVIDYRPAAMQENQATETWGKAGRFGIVPLKNNKIYWFATVNAPEQDAYMRSFGVEELKKHFKEYHSPIPEILSHTRNEQLLWNDIIDLKPIGKYVFGRVVLAGDAAHATTPNMGQGACMAIEDAIVLANQLAQLNDVEKALQRYEAMRMKRTQQIVRTSYQLGKVAQWENGVLSVLRNAALRRMPESVRQKQIKELYDVVL, from the coding sequence ATGAAAAAAATACTGATCATCGGTGGCGGCATAGGAGGATTGTGTGCTGCCATTGCATTGCAACGAAAAGGGTTTGAAGCCCATGTATACGAAAAAGCAACTGTTATCAAAGCTTTAGGCGCTGGCCTCAGCTTGTCGGTTAACGCAGTTTTAGCATTGCGGCAAATAGGTTTGGATGAAGAATTGATGAAAGCCGGCCAGACTTTGCGTTATATGAACATCCCCGATCAATGGGGTAAACTGATTACACAAACAGACATTGAGCCGGTGGCCCGGCAATTTGGTGCCGCTAATTTTTCCATACACCGGGCGGTATTGCATGAAATTTTGATGAGTCATCTTCAGGAAGGAAGTTTACATCTGGGCAAATCTTTTTCACATGTCACCCAGGATGCTCAAGAAGTAAGGGTAGATTTTGAAGATGGAACTCAGGCAGTGGGAGAAGTGCTACTTGCTTTTGATGGGATTCACTCTGCCGTGAGAGGACAGCTTTTGCCTGAAGTAAAGCCTCGCTACGCAGGTTATACCTGCTGGAGAGCAGTGATTGACTATCGCCCAGCAGCCATGCAGGAAAATCAGGCTACCGAAACCTGGGGAAAGGCGGGACGTTTTGGTATCGTGCCGCTGAAAAACAACAAAATATACTGGTTTGCTACAGTCAATGCTCCTGAGCAGGATGCTTACATGCGTTCTTTTGGGGTAGAAGAATTGAAAAAACACTTTAAGGAATATCATTCACCCATTCCTGAAATACTCTCCCACACCCGAAATGAGCAATTGCTCTGGAACGATATTATTGACCTCAAACCGATTGGCAAATACGTATTTGGAAGAGTAGTCCTGGCTGGTGATGCTGCGCATGCTACCACTCCCAATATGGGACAGGGAGCCTGCATGGCCATAGAAGATGCTATCGTATTAGCCAATCAGCTTGCTCAATTGAATGATGTAGAGAAAGCTTTACAGCGTTATGAAGCAATGCGTATGAAAAGGACACAACAAATTGTGCGTACCTCTTATCAACTGGGGAAAGTAGCTCAATGGGAGAATGGAGTACTAAGCGTTTTACGCAATGCTGCGCTGCGTCGTATGCCGGAATCAGTGAGGCAGAAGCAGATTAAAGAACTTTATGATGTCGTACTATGA
- a CDS encoding response regulator: MVFMIDDDDDALEIYSMLIEKSGYADYFVTHNNGIDALDALQEIHAGKQSFPSYILLDLNMPGLGGVDFVEKYEELYHQHYPQTEIIILTSSVREKDNEKALSYSSVSHFISKPLSKDKLIKMLSESASKS; this comes from the coding sequence ATGGTATTTATGATTGATGATGATGATGATGCGCTTGAAATCTATTCTATGCTTATAGAAAAATCAGGCTATGCTGATTATTTTGTTACACATAATAATGGAATAGACGCTCTTGACGCTTTACAGGAAATACATGCCGGTAAGCAAAGTTTTCCAAGCTATATTCTTTTGGATCTTAACATGCCCGGGCTGGGAGGGGTAGATTTCGTAGAAAAATATGAGGAGCTATACCATCAGCATTACCCTCAAACCGAAATTATTATTCTTACTAGCTCTGTACGCGAAAAAGACAATGAAAAAGCCCTTAGCTACAGCTCTGTAAGCCATTTCATCAGCAAGCCTTTATCTAAAGATAAACTGATTAAGATGTTATCTGAGAGTGCTTCCAAATCATAG
- a CDS encoding TetR/AcrR family transcriptional regulator: MDTREKILLTAKELFNERGLDSTSAKNVAAEISISDGNLRYHFRTKEDLVYALYMQLVEAFNQQFTQYEQMNFSLAQIYQSLSYVYHKLYDYRFMMADFVAIMRRFPKIQQHYRELTQIRQQQFAHLTEALIKEGIFKNDIPTSQYAHMSEQLSLLSDAWIGHAEVLYEGDEKQKLRHYLMLAFSLLVPYLTTKGMYEYIDIVSNN; this comes from the coding sequence ATGGATACCCGAGAAAAAATACTATTGACCGCAAAAGAGTTGTTCAATGAAAGAGGGCTGGATAGTACTTCTGCAAAAAATGTGGCTGCTGAGATAAGTATCAGTGACGGTAATTTAAGGTACCATTTTCGTACCAAAGAAGACCTGGTGTATGCTCTGTACATGCAGTTGGTAGAGGCTTTTAATCAGCAGTTCACTCAATATGAACAAATGAATTTTAGCCTTGCTCAAATATACCAAAGCCTGTCTTACGTCTATCATAAGCTTTATGACTACCGTTTTATGATGGCTGACTTTGTAGCAATCATGCGCAGGTTTCCCAAGATACAACAACATTACCGGGAGCTTACGCAAATCCGGCAGCAACAATTTGCCCACCTGACCGAGGCGCTGATCAAAGAAGGAATTTTCAAAAATGATATCCCTACCAGTCAGTATGCCCATATGAGTGAACAACTGAGTCTGTTATCCGATGCCTGGATAGGCCATGCCGAAGTACTTTATGAAGGAGATGAGAAGCAGAAGCTCCGACACTATCTGATGTTAGCTTTCAGCCTGCTGGTACCTTACCTTACGACCAAGGGAATGTACGAGTACATAGATATTGTGAGTAACAATTAA